From Strix uralensis isolate ZFMK-TIS-50842 chromosome 1, bStrUra1, whole genome shotgun sequence, a single genomic window includes:
- the LOC141949839 gene encoding carbonic anhydrase 1-like isoform X2, translated as MSSLNWSYQGNNGPDHWHKLYPIANGERQSPIDIKLKEVKKDASLGLLQITWKPSTCKEIVNVGHSFHVNFEDKDNQSVLTGGPLTGTYRLRQFHFHWGQTDEQGSEHTVDGRKYASELHLIHWNADKYSNVAEAFDKPDGLAIVTVFLKLGLCNENLKGVLKALDSVKTKGKKAPFSDFDPSSLLPKSMDYWTYNGSLTHPPLHESVIWIILKEPITISSEQLAQFRTILSSAEGEAPCPILSNHRQPQPLKGRVVRD; from the exons atgtcaagtttGAACTGGAGTTATCAAGGCAACAATG GACCTGACCACTGGCACAAGTTATACCCTATTGCCAATGGAGAACGTCAATCTCCTATTGATATTAAACTCAAGGAAGTAAAAAAAGATGCATCTCTGGGACTTCTTCAGATCACTTGGAAACCTTCCACATGCAAAGAGATTGTCAATGTTGGACATTCATTCCACGTGAATTTTGAGGATAAGGACAATCAATCAG TGCTGACAGGTGGACCTCTCACCGGAACATATAGATTGCGGCAGTTTCATTTCCATTGGGGCCAAACTGATGAGCAAGGCTCAGAGCACACAGTGGATGGAAGGAAATATGCCTCAGAG CTTCATCTCATTCACTGGAATGCAGACAAGTATTCGAATGTAGCTGAGGCTTTCGACAAGCCGGATGGCTTGGCAATTGTCACTGTCTTCCTGAAG ctcGGCTTATGCAATGAAAACCTGAAGGGTGTCTTGAAGGCCTTGGATTCAGTAAAGACTAAG GGTAAGAAAGCTCCCTTTTCTGATTTTGATCCTTCAAGCCTACTGCCTAAATCCATGGATTACTGGACCTACAATGGCTCTCTGACTCATCCTCCCCTCCATGAGAGTGTCATCTGGATTATACTTAAAGAGCCAATTACTATCAGTTCAGAGCAG CTGGCTCAATTCCGCACAATCCTGTCTTCTGCTGAAGGGGAAGCACCTTGTCCCATACTGAGCAATCACCGGCAACCCCAACCACTGAAGGGCAGAGTGGTGAGAGACTAA
- the LOC141949839 gene encoding carbonic anhydrase 1-like isoform X1: protein MSSLNWSYQGNNGPDHWHKLYPIANGERQSPIDIKLKEVKKDASLGLLQITWKPSTCKEIVNVGHSFHVNFEDKDNQSVLTGGPLTGTYRLRQFHFHWGQTDEQGSEHTVDGRKYASELHLIHWNADKYSNVAEAFDKPDGLAIVTVFLKLGLCNENLKGVLKALDSVKTKGKKAPFSDFDPSSLLPKSMDYWTYNGSLTHPPLHESVIWIILKEPITISSEQVRYYREQDPLHCTAALGLFVSFLLLNEHYLNATLLLLRNTYDSASAGLGYSHLTKSCGN, encoded by the exons atgtcaagtttGAACTGGAGTTATCAAGGCAACAATG GACCTGACCACTGGCACAAGTTATACCCTATTGCCAATGGAGAACGTCAATCTCCTATTGATATTAAACTCAAGGAAGTAAAAAAAGATGCATCTCTGGGACTTCTTCAGATCACTTGGAAACCTTCCACATGCAAAGAGATTGTCAATGTTGGACATTCATTCCACGTGAATTTTGAGGATAAGGACAATCAATCAG TGCTGACAGGTGGACCTCTCACCGGAACATATAGATTGCGGCAGTTTCATTTCCATTGGGGCCAAACTGATGAGCAAGGCTCAGAGCACACAGTGGATGGAAGGAAATATGCCTCAGAG CTTCATCTCATTCACTGGAATGCAGACAAGTATTCGAATGTAGCTGAGGCTTTCGACAAGCCGGATGGCTTGGCAATTGTCACTGTCTTCCTGAAG ctcGGCTTATGCAATGAAAACCTGAAGGGTGTCTTGAAGGCCTTGGATTCAGTAAAGACTAAG GGTAAGAAAGCTCCCTTTTCTGATTTTGATCCTTCAAGCCTACTGCCTAAATCCATGGATTACTGGACCTACAATGGCTCTCTGACTCATCCTCCCCTCCATGAGAGTGTCATCTGGATTATACTTAAAGAGCCAATTACTATCAGTTCAGAGCAGGTACGTTATTACAGGGAACAAGACCCTTTACATTGTACTGCTGCATTAGGTTTATTTGTCTCATTTTTACTGTTAAATGAGCACTACCTTAATGCCACATTGTTGCTTTTAAGAAACACTTATGATTCTGCCTCAGCTGGGTTAGGCTACTCACATCTTACAAAGTCTTGTGGAAATTGA